In the genome of Taeniopygia guttata chromosome 4, bTaeGut7.mat, whole genome shotgun sequence, the window TCACCTTgacttcccttcccctcccttctccctgctctcctcctgaATAAGTTACTGGTCTGGTTGTTCAGTAAAGAAACCAACACAACTCGAGTCTCTGCCTGGtgtgtgccagccctgcctcacaTCACGGGgaggctcagcacagcaggggcGAGGAGAAGCCACATCTGCAGCAGAGAGGCCGCCCAGCAGggaggggctgctgggctggaggtCCCTGAGGACAACCGAGTAGAGCCACGCAGGAGCCTCTCCTCTCCAGCCAcctgaaagagaaaggagacaGCGTGGGGTGAGAGCTGTGGCTGATCATGCAATCATGAAATGGTTTATgtcagaagggaccttaaagaccatccaattccaaccccctgccatgggcagggacaccttccagtatcccaggttgccccaagccctgtccaatctGGCCTGGAACAgcttcccagggcagccacagctcctctgggcaccctgtgctaggctctccccaccctcacagccaagaatttaGTCcaaatatcccatctaaccctgccctctggcagtgggaaaccATTCCCCTTGTTCTAGCATTCTggcccttgtccccagtccctctccagctctcttggagccccttcaggcactggaaggttacaattaggtcaccctgaacttctccaggatgaacaatTCCAATTCTCTAtttttcctcataggagagggACTCCGTCTCTCTAACCAAACTGGTGTCTCTCCTTGATGCCTCAGAGCATTTGAGGCTcggggctgtgcagccccaAGTGTGTGCATGTGCAGAGGGACCAGGGCTGATTTCAGCACCCAAACTCCAGCTTGGAGGTCAGCGCAGCTCTTCAGGAGATGCTGGTGAAGGTGGTGTCACAGCAGGAGAGTAATTCGTGAGCACAGCACTTGTTTGGGCACTGGCTGGAGGTGTGTGTGCGAGGTGGGTGCCTGGATGCCCTCTCAGGTCAGTGGCCATCCATGAATCTTATGGAGCCACTGCTGGCCAGTGGTTTCACCTGGTGACCTTAAAGGTGGGTGTGGAATATACCTCCATGGTGTTGGGACACATTTCACCagctttccccctcagatccaGAAGTGCCAACCTCATTAAAGGTTGAACAGGATCTGAATTTGAAGCTGAGTCCAAAGCCAAGCCCCAGATGTCTAGTTTCCATCAGGTACCACGCTCCAGCAGCACTCACACCTCAAAGgagggatgtgctgctgccacAAGGAGGTTGGAGATGTGGCAGGGCCATCCTCTactgcagctgctttttccAGCTTCACACTTGCTGCTGGGACTCCTGTCCTGGTCACACAGTTCAcagcttctccttctcttccagaATGAAGTTCTCAGTGCTAGGTCTGGACCTGAGGCCACTACTTGGATCTCTCTAAGATATGGGGAGTGCCAGCTGGAGGGAAGCCCTCCAGACCCGTTGGGTGCCAAGCTTATGGCCTGGTGAAGGTGTCCCCTGCAacagtgccaccagtgccctGGAGAGCACTGAAGGGACCCTGTGAGGGACCCTGAAGCCACTTTTCTCCccctcccagcctgctgctctgTGAAAACAGGGTGGAGAGAGGTGAATCAGGTGTTTTCCCAACAAAAAAACAGTGATAAGCCTTAAAATAACCCCCACTTGGAAGGTATCAGTCAGCCCAGTGCAAAGCCCACGCTCAGTCCTTGGAGTCTAGTTAAAACTGACAGCTTCTGTAACCTGAACGTTCAGCAAATCAGGGTCACTGTTAATTATTCAATAGGAAAATAATTGAATCTGAAAATTAACTCAAGgtcattttgctttatttaaaaataaaatatttaatgcctATCACGGCCATCATCAGTAAATGAACatgttatttgttttaaaataatttcaatttaatattattttgatAGTAATAATTTACTGATGAacagaacattttctttcaaattttacAATGCTTAGCAAACCTTAAACCTCTGCATTATGACCTCTAGAATCCTCATCTAACAAGGGAGGATCTTGTGTCCTGGGAAGTTGAAATGCTTGTCTGAAGCTGAACTGATGCTCTGAAGGATGGTGAGGAGCCAAGCCAGTGGTCCTGGGTGAAAACCCCATGGATTTCCCAGTACTTGTAAATGAAACATATTTCTGAAtaatgggaagggaagggaagggaagggaagggaagggaagggaagggaagggaagggaagggaagggaagggaagggaagggaagggaagggaagggaagggaagggaagggaagggaagggaagggaagggaagggaagggaagggaagggaagggaagggaagggaagggaagggaagggaagggaagggaagggaagggaagggaagggaagggaagggaagggaagggaagggaagggaagggaagggaagggaagggaagggaagggaagggaagatcAGGCCTCCAGGAGGTGGAAGGTAGGCTGGATGCCTGCATGTGACTGAAATGACACAAGTGGAAGAAGGAGTTGAGgtgaggaggctgcaggaggcACAGACATGGCCGATCATCTCTCTGGGCCAGGCCTGCCCTCTCCTACCTTGGTGGGCTGGAGGTGCTCCAAGCTGTTCTCTCTGAGGGTCGCCACAGCTCTGTTGGCATTTCTCTCCTGCTTGTACATCTGTGTGGTGGGGGGGACGGACGGGCCCACAGCTGTGTTCAGGTGAGTCCCATTGCCAAAGGCCTGAATGGCATTTTCTTGGTGTGGGGAAGATGGAGAAAAGGGTTGTCAGGGCAGGGGAAAGCCTCCCTTTCCCAGCCTCTTTCTCTGCATCACCCAAATGGATGCCCAAGGCTCTTGGGAGCCCCTTTGTTGATAATACAGGGAGCTGGACACCTCCAGACCCTAGAGCAGCACGGCACCTCCACATCCCCGTGCACAAGAAGGCTCCCCAGTGTGCAGCAGTGCCACTTACGGAGACAGACGTTGTTGGTGAAGAGGTGCAGGAAGCTCTCGCACTCGTCCTGCCGGTTCCCGCTGGCGTTGCAGGTGCACCAGGGAGCAATGCTGGAGGTTGAGTTGTCGATGTAGTTGGGGGTGATGGGGCTGCCTGCCAGGACCGACAGACAAATGTTACTGCAGGGCAGGGACTCCAGGAAGGGTCAGTGACATCCCTCGTGCTGCTCTCCTGGGTTATTCTGCCTCAGCCAAGCCCCTCCATGACAGCAGCAAAACCCTTCAAGTGCTGATGTCATGGGCCTGGTTTGCTCCCAGGGAAGAGAAGAGGAGCAGTCACAACCCTTTTGGTCATGTCACCATCAGCAAAGCCTTCAGTCAATTAAAAAGTGCTATCAGTCCAAGGAATGGGCAGTTTCTGGGAATTCAGGTTCCCTAATAACATTCAGAGAataatggaatggtttgggttggaaggcaccttaaaacccatccagtcccaccctctgccatggcaggggcaccttccactgttccaggctgctgcaagccccatccagcccggccttggacactgctctgggcaccctgtgccagggcctcagcaccctcacagccagcaattccttcccaatagcTCATCTGatcctgccctctggcagtgggaaaccattcccccttgtcctggcactccagcCTCTTGTCTGAAGTACCTTCAACTCTCTTGGAGCCACTTTAGGCCCTCATGGTGGGGGACTCTCAGGTCTTCTTGAAGCCTTTTactctccaggctgagcattCAAAAACTGCATGTGAATGTGTATAAAGGTTTTCATGCTGTCATTAAAAAGCCAATCTCAATCTCCAGAATGAAGGATTGAGATGGAATGAAATGTTGGCCCAAAAATGTCAGTCTGCCTCATCTATCAGGACAGACCTGGTCCAAAGGCCACTGGCACTTCTCTCTGGACTCTTGTCTGtgtctgtgccagctgctgccagctgggctcTGTAGCATCTGAAACCCCAATGTGACACCCTTTGAAGTTGGAAAAATGGCAATGCATGGTGATTTTCAGCGGCATCGCTGGTGATGGCATCAGGGAATCCCTGGCAGAGCAGAcatgctgggacagcccctcTATTTCCACCAGATAGAGAAGCTCGGCTCTTGCAGTAGCCCATGGTTTTTCTCCCTCCACTGCAGCCATCCTAAAATTACCCCATGCCCAAGGCTTAGTCATGTCACTGAAGGGAGAAAGACCAGCACCAGTTTGGATGTGTCTTGGAGCAACTTGGTCtggtgaaaggtgtccctgcccatggcagagggctggAATGACATGGGTTTTACAGGTCCCTTGcaacctaaaccattccatgactctGTGAATTCTCAGAGAGCTCAGCTCTCCACCTTACTGTCCTCATAGCCAGAGTAAGAGGAGAGGTTTCCCACCCAGAGAAGAGGTTTCCCACCCAAAGGAGACATTTCCCACCCAGAGGAGAGGtttccctgccaggctgggagggagccCAGGCAGGAAGCCCCCCTTACCGATGATGCCGGTGTAGGCCAGCAGACAGGCGGCGTAGCTGTCCCTGCGGCAGCCGCTGGCAGCCTGCGGGGACGGCTGGCAGTTGAACTGGAACTCTGCGTAGCGCGACCTGATGGAGCCAGAGCACAAAACGGGACGTGTCACCTCAGGTAAGTGCGGCAAAGGGGATGTAACAACACACTCATGGTGTTCACAGAGGGGAACAGGTTTGCAGAATGCTGCTGTAGGTGTTCTTCAAACAGGTGTCCTTTCACAATCTTCTGCCTACCCCAACAAACCCAGGAGGAGGTTCTGAACAGGTTCTGCAGTCAATGTTTTACAGGCTTCCTCCAGGACTGCAAGATAAGTCCAGTCTTGGAAgaaatgtttgctttcttttgtgtGAGGTTGGTTTTTGAGGGAAGAGCTGTTGCTAGGATGGAAATCAGTCTGTGTTGCCATTTTCTATCTTTTGGGTAATAACTTTGCCTAAAGACCccagctttcatttttaatctGATTTGATAAAACAGAGCATTGCTCTGGTCCAGTTTCTGTCTCTAAAGACTCTAAATACAGCTGAGGTCACCTCTGATCAAGGGAAATGTCCAGAGGTTCAGACATGAAATATCCTACCCATcaccagggctgctgcccaTCCTCTGCTGCAGATGCTCATGCTCAGGAGAAGGACTCTCTGGAGCCTGTGGAGCAGGCAAATCATTCTGCCAACCAGTTATCTGCCACCAAACTCTTGAGGCATGAGTCAGCTCTTGGCACATGGTGGCGTTTGGAGTTCATAGGATATCTGAGGCATCAACACAAGGCTTTCAGGCAGGACACAGCAACAGCTGGAGCTCCAGATCCATCTCAACATTCATTCCATGGCCAGGCAGGAAGGGATTTGAGCTGGCATTTGAGCTGCTTCGGAAACTCAAGCAAGCACCAGCACTGACAACACCTGAAGGGAGGGTTCTTTAGGTGACAACCTGCACTGTCTGAGCTGAGAACTGAGAACCTCAAATGTTTACCCTGCCTGGGAAATGTCAGAAAAACTGAGCATGTTGCTCCTCCCAGACATTCCCTCTCTTCCAGACACATTGCTCTTGCTCTTGTCAGTGTCAACATTCCAGCTTGCACTTTCCAGCCCACTTCTCCCCTAcacccttctttttttctcatctttgttcccatattttccccttATCAACCCTTTTGTCCTGTAACATGGACAAGCAAAAATCTTCTTTCCCAAAACTTGCTGCATTGTTTGGAGATTTAGAGAAGGGAGATAGTGAATGCAGATTTTATATAAACCATATTAGTAGAACCCACCTCTCTGAGCTGGGGAGTTCAAAGGGCTagagctgtgcaggagctgcagtgcagaCAGGGTGAGACTTTGAGTGTTCCATTCCATTTCTGTATGATTTATTCCTGGCTCTCCTTGTGGATTCTGCACTGCTGTCTTTGACCAGGTCACATGTCAACCTCTTGCTACCTCTGTGTCTCTAGAGGATATTTTATATTGTATATTCAGAGACCAAGGAACCAGATAATTAACAGCTGTCCTGCTTGCAGGAAATAGTTTCCAGTCTCCTGGGGAGTAACACTCTCCCCTTTGAACCTCTTCCTCCCCACTGGGCCCTCTTGTCACATTAGAGGCAGGGCGGTACCTGCCCATTTTGGATTCCCTGGGTAGCCAGGGGACAAAATCTGAGCAGGGCCTGGTCAGCCCAGGGCCTTTGCATCTTTCAGAGTCTACTTCTGCACAGTTCAGTCGTTCTCCTGTCTCCATGTTTCTGGGGTGCAGAGTGCTGAGGGTATTTGTACTTTCATGCTTCCAAGAGGATGCCGCAGTCTCACCTTCCTTTGTGAAAGcagataatatttttattgtaatcAAAAGATGCTGTGCTAGTAGGGGATGGCTGCTGGAAGTTCAGCTCAGGAagtcccaaaccccacagcaatTAGAGACTGAGACAGTACAGGGAGGTGTGTCCTACACTTGTTCTTGTGCTCTTCCCCAGGtgtctgctcacagcccagctGCACTCAGGGCACTGGGCTGGGGCCCTGTGGTGCTGTTATTGCCTTACATCTCTCACtgccagctgggctctgctcccgaGGGCTCTGTGTGCATTAACCTTCTGGAATATCAAAGACTTTTTCAGAAACGGGGAGAAGAAAATAGTGCAGATGGAGGTAAATCACTGAATGGGTCCTGCTGTCAGTGTACACATGGGAtgggtctgtgtgtgtgtgtgattgGGGCTGGATGGAAACAGAAGAGCAAGCCAGGCTGGCCACAGACTGTGCAGTGGATCTAGAATGACACTGGGACTCTGAGACTCCTGGTGCAATCACCAaaacacagactcacagaatctcaaatggtttgtgttggaaaagacctaaaaatcatctcattctagcccctgccctggcagggacaccttccaccgtcccaggctgctccaagctccatccagcctggccttgggcactgtcAGGgagccaggggcagccacagctgctctgggcaccctgtgcctcACACTGTACACTGTGCCCAGCACTGTGAGCTTCTGGGCCTcacaccctcccagccaggaattccttctcaACAGCCCATCTAAATCTACCGTCCTTCAGTTTccagccattcccccttgtcctgtcactccttGCTCTTGTCCAAAGTCTCTCGCCTGCTCTCTTGCTGTCTCCTTTTAGGTATTAGAAGGTGCTATAAGGTCTCTCCAACACTCAGCCTCACAGCAGGATAGATTTTTTTATGTatgttgattattttttctaattaaacaagcaaacaaacataattttaaGGCCTTCACAAGTGCTTGTGGCTGTCAGGATACCTTGAGTGCTCCTTGAGgatgctctgggctggggaagaGGAACAGTGAGGGAGATGGATTGGTGAAAGTGGCTGCAAGGACCCCTCCCCCACATTCCTGCTTAGCCTGTACCTTCCTGGAACTGTTTCCATAACGGGTCTTCCTCTAGAACCAGAGCCAAAAATCCATAGAAAATGTCTAAAAAGCTTCAGCGTGATCAGGTCACATCTCCTTCTGTCTGTGAACACGCTCTGTAGGACAAAGGGACAGGGACCGTGGGCAGGGTCACTGCGCACCGCGTGCCAGCAGGCTGTGGGGGGACAGGACCCCAGGATCACCCTGTGGGTgagggcagcagctcagggctgtcACCAGGCTCTGGTCCAAGGGAGGTccccagggacagagggacaggacccCAGGATCACCCTGCGGGTgagggcagcagctcagggctgtcACCAGGCTCTGGTCCAAGGGAGGTCccccaggacacagggacaggacccCAGGATCACCCTGCGGGTgagggcagcagctcagggctgtcACCAGGCTCTGGTCCAAGGGAGGTCCCccgggacagagggacaggacccCAGGATCACCCTGCGGGTgagggcagcagctcagggctaTCTCCAGGATCTGGTCCAAGGGAGATCccccaggacacagggatgggaccCCAGGATCACCCTGCGGGTGAGGGCAGCGGCTCAGGGCTGTCACCAGGCCCTGGTTCGAGGGGCTCTCCCTGGGCActggccctgctgtgggcaTCACCTGCAGACGTAGTTTTCCCGGCAGGAATCCAGAGGTGCCAGGCAGTTGGGCTTGTCCTTGGACTCGTAGGAGCAGGCGGGCACGATGGTCTGGCGGCGGCGCTCGGCGCAGGCGGTGTCCTCGCAGGGGCAGAAGAGCAGCTCGTGGGTGTACTCCGGGGGCACGCGGTCGAAGAACTTGCGCAGAGCCTTGTGGCACTTGGAGCGGCTGCAGGTGTCGGCCCGGGCCAGGCGGCGGATGCAGAGGGAGACGTACTCCGTCCGCAGCCGCTGGCACATCTCATCCACGTTGCAGGCTTTGGCGGCGTCCAGACACCGGTTCACCTGCGTCACCTCGTTCTCAGACCCTGTGGGCGGTGGGACACGGTGAGGCGGCTCTGCGCTGAcctccccaccagcagcaccacccCCGAGGCCCtcatccccctgctcccctccatGGCCACCAGTATGACCACACCCGCAGCCAGGGTGAAGCGTGGGTTTGCTCTGTGTGTCCTGGGAGGACCAAATCCCCCTCCATCCTCATCTTTTCCCAAGAAGTGCTACAGTCACATACCAGACTTCACCCCCCAGAGCTCACTTCACCAAGCTCGTGTAtttaataaaatgaattttgttttaatctcGGCATCAGGTAACACTTTACTAATGCAGATTAACCAGCCTGAGGCCTGGAAGACAGCAGGCATTAGAATGTGCATCTACTTATGGCCATGATTGGCTCCATCGAGTGCTGGGACCTCCACTAATGGACCTTCTTGTTTCTGCAAGTTGCTCAGGATCAAAGGCTGAGTTAGTGGCAAAGCTGGGTCTCTGCTACATGGGTGATCTGTGCTGATTCTAGGCACCTCAGCctcactgccctgggcagggagttTCTCCTGCCTTCGAAAGGTCACGCCTGGctttggcagcagctctgtttgTTCACCCCAGGATCTGCCCAGCTAAGCGAGACCTGTCTGGGCCGCAGTGTGCCCCATCCACACCAGTCTGAGCCAGTATCCTCCGTCCCCAGGAGGGACAGTGCCTTCACAGGCTGGGATCAGAGGTACCATCCAGCTTGGTGCCCCTGGGACCTGACGCTGTCTGCACGTGAGTGCACATGGGTCTCTCCCCACACCCTTTGCAGGGTCACCCTTCACTTACATCAGCAAAATCACTCTGCATGTCCACCCTCCTAAACAAGAGGAGAAAGAATGTCCCAGTCTGGGTGGGAGGGCAGAGATGTGTTGTGGGATTAAGGAAAAGTGGAGGAAACCTGCAGTAAGGGGAAAGGtcaggaaaataaagcaaaaactgAAGTGATGGATGAGAAAAACAGTGTCTTCAGTGGGAAAGTAGGGATCTCGTGAGTTTATATGCCAACAGCCTTCTCTGTAAAAgtagggaaaaggaaaagggaaaggtaTTTGTCTAACACTGAATATAGGAGTGCTTCAAAAGTGGATGGGGGTCTGTTTTAACGAGGGGGAAAATGCTACAGAGTCCCTGGCAGGAGTCAGTGGGAACATCAGACTGTGTCTGATTGAACAGATAGAACAAGGGTCCTTCAAGCTtgagagagaaaattaatttaaagctGGTTTTCACCTCTCTGAATTAAAGATCAGCAGCACAGAAGGATTTTCTCCCCAGCAGAGAAAGATTTTTCCACTGAGGAAAAATCCCCAGAATCATAAATTTCCAATGCAGAGTCAAGCCCTGTCTTTGACCGGGACTTAGAACCAACCGGTCACTGCTGAGAAGTGTTAAAACATTGACAGTCTCCCTGAGCCCTTCCGAGCTGGCTACCCTCCTTTATTTCTCTGACTTTATCAGATGCTTCTTCTCCCAGCGTTTATTTTACCCTTCCTGTTGGCCCCTGTTGCTTACAGTGAACTGGAAGTCAAATTCCAAATTTCTCAGATATTTTATGATGAGTGAAAGTTTTGCTTGTTGTGATTCCCTTCACTGAATACTTACCTTTAAAACTGCCCAGAGATGAATATTGTCAGAGCATCGGTTTATGCTGGGAAGCTGCCAGCTAACGTGTAGGAAACTGTTACTTGGAAGGGTTTCATTACCAACTCAGCCAATAAATCACAGGGAACATGGTAgattttctcctcttcccacGCAACACCAGCGGATGTGCTTTTAAAATCACTGCTACAATTAGAGTGGAGGGATATGGTTCCATTTGTACAGTTTTAGTAGTGGCCATATATTGTTTATGTAAAATTTAGTTTAATATACCTGTTGTTCACTTGGCCTATGGTTACAGGGGTGTCTTATGTTTCAACAAGttcttgaaatttatttttggtAGATTTGAAAGAGGGTCCTTTGGCAGTGTTGACTATATGACCCTGGACATTGGATAGGCAGAGAGCAACATGTCATAAGTTATGTAATAGAAGATATTGATTAGTATGAATAAGGACAAAAGGCTAAGAAATTTCATGTCCCTAAGTGGGTGCCAAGTCCTCTTGAAGAATCCCTGCTGCTCTTGGCCCATTTACATTGCTGCACGACCTGTTTcaatttgctttaaaaaccTGAGATTGTGTTAACCACCCATAaaaatccccatcccttgaTTTCTTCATGCTCTGAAGCTTTCTGAGACtcagcagaagaggaaaaactcCAGTAAAGAAAACCATGACccagcaaaaaaaattccatgtcCATGCACCAATCTGCTAGGTGGAGTCAGTAAGAGCGAGGTCGGGGAGCACCTCccatcccctctgctccccttgtcCAGGGCTGATGGGTTGATTTGCTGCGGGACATTTTCACGCAGCAAGTGTCTGGCCATGATGAGGACTGGAGAcattctccagctgcagggacatGCTGCTCCTTCCTCGCTTGGGTGCACTCCAGCTGTGGATGCCACCCCAGAGCAAGGCACGCACTTGGAAAAGCTGTTCGGACACATCTGccagagacacaggaggagcACATTACCTCCTCCCAGACGGGTAGTTTGGTAAAATACCCACTCTTGGAAAGCTTCCCCATGGCTGTGGAGCGCAGGCTGGTTGTGGTGGCAGCTGTGCCACTGGTGATGGATGGGTTTTTGGTGGCCACACCGACCTTTGAACTGCTGAGCCCTCGAGGAGTCAAAAGGTGTcaggctgctctgctcagccatTAACAGGGTTCTGATGTACAGCAGAACATGGCTCTGGGTCCTGAGGTTTCCCTCAGGGCAGGTGGTTAGAGGCTGTGGCTGGGATCAACACACAGGTTGAGTTATCAaccttttttcctgcagagttTGATCCTGTGACTGATGTGGAAGCACCTTCTCAAACCTAACAAGGCCCAAGCAGCTCCTGTTTGATGAGGTGTCTGCACAGAACAGATCATCCACCTGCTATGGATAATGAGTGTGCCTGGGATGGGTCACTGGAAGGGGTCTTTGTACCACATCTCTAAGTCCCAGTCCTTCAGAGTATGGACATGAAACAgccaaaagacaaaaatcacaAGCAGTTTTTCCCAGAACATGTAACAGTTCAGCAAAGGAATCAGAGGCAACTCCTTGGAAAAAACA includes:
- the LOC115494833 gene encoding GDNF family receptor alpha-4 isoform X1, which translates into the protein MTRGRSGAGPAGAALGPGGPGRGAGPPPSLRPAQPSAHPPAPPSRAEPRRAGPGVRAEPSRWGRAVPSGRMRGVLCFCTLILLEGMAAAVGSSRDCLQAGEACTTDPVCSAKFRTLRQCIAGNGANKLGPDAKSQCRSTVSALLSSQLYGCKCKRGMKKEKHCLSVYWSIHHTLMEGMNVLESSPYEPFIRGFDYVRLASITAGSENEVTQVNRCLDAAKACNVDEMCQRLRTEYVSLCIRRLARADTCSRSKCHKALRKFFDRVPPEYTHELLFCPCEDTACAERRRQTIVPACSYESKDKPNCLAPLDSCRENYVCRSRYAEFQFNCQPSPQAASGCRRDSYAACLLAYTGIIGSPITPNYIDNSTSSIAPWCTCNASGNRQDECESFLHLFTNNVCLQNAIQAFGNGTHLNTAVGPSVPPTTQMYKQERNANRAVATLRENSLEHLQPTKVAGEERLLRGSTRLSSGTSSPAAPPCWAASLLQMWLLLAPAVLSLPVM
- the LOC115494833 gene encoding GDNF family receptor alpha-4 isoform X2, which gives rise to MTRGRSGAGPAGAALGPGGPGRGAGPPPSLRPAQPSAHPPAPPSRAEPRRAGPGVRAEPSRWGRAVPSGRMRGVLCFCTLILLEGMAAAVGSSRDCLQAGEACTTDPVCSAKFRTLRQCIAGNGANKLGPDAKSQCRSTVSALLSSQLYGCKCKRGMKKEKHCLSVYWSIHHTLMEGMNVLESSPYEPFIRGFDYVRLASITAGSENEVTQVNRCLDAAKACNVDEMCQRLRTEYVSLCIRRLARADTCSRSKCHKALRKFFDRVPPEYTHELLFCPCEDTACAERRRQTIVPACSYESKDKPNCLAPLDSCRENYVCRSRYAEFQFNCQPSPQAASGCRRDSYAACLLAYTGIIGSPITPNYIDNSTSSIAPWCTCNASGNRQDECESFLHLFTNNVCLQNAIQAFGNGTHLNTAVGPSVPPTTQMYKQERNANRAVATLRENSLEHLQPTKSHAGIQPTFHLLEA